One region of Schistocerca gregaria isolate iqSchGreg1 chromosome 7, iqSchGreg1.2, whole genome shotgun sequence genomic DNA includes:
- the LOC126282286 gene encoding uncharacterized protein LOC126282286: MSTTETNTNTDNTQDPVETDLIRMFREMQTNLMSQFAAQVVENVAAQMQAHTENVAAQIGTVNTRVENVAAQMQAHTENVAAQIGTVNTRVENVAAQMQAHTDNVTAQINAVTTQIASVTTQMDKIDNDVKNLTDMQNNLTTQLTQLKREVADQVIEVVREDLNYMSQDIDNLKSTVKDMPEHIRTLTENFEAMSFQHTELSVKMQEAVDKVDDMTKQQKQQFYEFLEEKDKHINHTLETELKKAITNTVEQVYTTQNMPVTKLQTDLAQLQKTLTQDLPDEKTCRRATKE; encoded by the coding sequence atgtcgactacagaaacaaatacgaatactgacaatacacaagacccagtagaaacagaccttatacgcatgtttagggagatgcagacaaatttaatgtcgcagtttgcagctcaagttgtagaaaatgttgcagcacaaatgcaagctcacacagaaaatgttgcagctcagataggtactgttaacacgcgagtagaaaatgttgcagcacaaatgcaagctcacacagaaaatgttgcagctcagataggtactgttaacacacgagtagaaaatgttgcagcccaaatgcaagctcacacagacaatgtcacagcgcagataaacgctgtcactacccagatagccagtgtaacgacacaaatggacaaaatagacaatgacgtgaagaacctgaccgacatgcaaaataatctgacgactcaactgacccagttaaaaagagaggtagcagatcaagtgatagaggtagtacgcgaagatttaaattacatgagccaagacattgataacttaaagtccacagttaaggatatgccagaacacatccgtaccttaaccgaaaattttgaagctatgagttttcaacacaccgagcttagtgtcaaaatgcaggaggctgtagacaaagttgatgacatgacgaaacaacaaaagcaGCAGTTttacgaatttttagaggaaaaagacaaacatatcaaccatacattagaaacagaactgaaaaaagcaataactaacactgtagaacaggtgtacactacccaaaacatgcctgtaactaaacttcaaactgacctagctcagttacaaaagactctgacacaggacttacctgacgaaaaaacatgtagacgagcaactaaagagtaa